The Vibrio kanaloae genome has a window encoding:
- a CDS encoding pseudouridine synthase codes for MSTRSLSASRSDKPTRSGATLKQSGNRQNRSSDKNSTGNSHKKPHSSKHRYKSKPMSTKPKVTLEERKVILFNKPFDTLSQFTDGEGRKTLADFIPIKDVYAAGRLDRDSEGLMVLTNDGIFQAKLTQPNSKSPKTYWVQVEGSPSEEDLDKLRKGVELKDGMTLPARVEIMPEPEVWERTPPVRFRAAIPTTWIAMTIIEGRNRQVRRMTANIGFPTLRLIRYSMGNMNVGELQPGEWREVKL; via the coding sequence ATGTCTACTCGCTCACTCAGCGCATCTCGCTCAGACAAACCAACTCGTTCTGGCGCAACATTAAAACAAAGCGGTAATAGGCAGAACCGAAGCAGTGATAAAAATAGCACTGGCAATTCACATAAAAAACCTCACTCAAGTAAACACCGTTACAAGAGCAAACCTATGAGTACCAAACCAAAGGTAACATTGGAAGAGCGAAAAGTGATTCTGTTTAACAAGCCTTTTGATACTCTCAGCCAGTTCACCGATGGTGAAGGCAGAAAAACGTTGGCTGATTTTATACCAATTAAAGATGTTTATGCTGCAGGACGACTTGACCGCGACAGCGAAGGATTAATGGTCTTAACCAATGATGGCATCTTTCAAGCTAAACTAACTCAGCCCAACTCAAAGTCACCAAAGACTTATTGGGTGCAAGTTGAAGGAAGCCCCTCTGAGGAAGATTTAGATAAATTGAGAAAAGGTGTCGAGCTAAAAGACGGTATGACACTGCCAGCAAGAGTAGAAATAATGCCAGAGCCAGAGGTTTGGGAAAGAACCCCTCCAGTTAGGTTTAGAGCTGCAATACCGACTACATGGATAGCGATGACTATCATTGAAGGACGTAACCGTCAGGTAAGGCGTATGACAGCCAATATAGGCTTCCCTACTCTACGCCTCATTCGTTATTCGATGGGTAATATGAACGTCGGTGAGCTTCAGCCTGGTGAGTGGAGAGAGGTAAAGCTTTAA
- a CDS encoding primosomal replication protein, with translation MNQFSKLKSVIDTLIGHCSQVDKSRGAYHQALFDRALFKCGSSILLPYALETQATYNTIIREQDTNQLTSSRANYLTEKLTNQVAAIQRELANHDLRLDRKSKSGKSLNDLYNELAQHQDWQKRLVDLVQARKLAFDSAPRHSKKKAEEAWQLAKERLERCEDSMKNIERLINLENPKRNEY, from the coding sequence ATGAATCAGTTTTCAAAACTAAAAAGTGTTATTGACACCTTGATTGGCCATTGCTCTCAGGTCGATAAATCTCGTGGTGCTTACCATCAAGCATTGTTTGATCGAGCCTTGTTTAAGTGTGGCTCCTCTATTCTGCTTCCTTATGCACTTGAAACTCAGGCGACTTATAACACCATCATTCGTGAACAGGACACCAATCAACTCACTTCATCACGAGCGAATTACCTAACTGAAAAACTGACCAACCAGGTTGCAGCGATTCAACGAGAGTTAGCGAATCACGATTTGCGTCTAGATAGAAAAAGTAAATCAGGGAAAAGTTTAAACGATTTATACAATGAACTTGCACAGCATCAAGATTGGCAAAAGCGGCTAGTCGATTTAGTTCAAGCACGAAAGTTAGCGTTTGATTCTGCGCCTCGCCACAGTAAGAAAAAAGCGGAAGAGGCTTGGCAGTTAGCAAAAGAACGATTAGAGCGCTGTGAAGACTCAATGAAAAATATTGAGAGATTGATTAACTTAGAGAACCCTAAGCGAAATGAATACTGA
- a CDS encoding DUF2057 family protein translates to MKRTIWTSILMALSALSVPNAYANTNSSTELDVAQGVEVLFINSQKKMDEPFMLTTGPNQIVLRMDTMLGRGEQRGNFTSAPYILTLDVNGGELEIDGPKLKDVLQARKVFEGDTIDWNVSLNGSDIDYDQIKMVGKKGMLPYSNLDEQLAIYNAANGISFAGNVIAPVAAASLVNGKQQAAKSVGQDSLEMQKAKMSYLKLSPTERKSLRKWLVDQQ, encoded by the coding sequence ATGAAACGTACTATTTGGACTTCGATTTTAATGGCGCTTTCTGCGTTGAGTGTCCCGAATGCATATGCAAACACCAATTCGTCGACCGAGCTAGATGTGGCTCAAGGGGTTGAAGTGTTATTTATCAATAGTCAAAAAAAGATGGACGAACCGTTTATGCTTACCACGGGACCTAATCAAATCGTGTTACGCATGGATACGATGTTGGGGCGAGGTGAGCAGCGTGGCAACTTCACTTCAGCGCCTTATATTCTTACCTTGGATGTTAATGGTGGCGAACTGGAAATCGACGGTCCGAAACTGAAGGACGTACTTCAAGCAAGAAAAGTGTTTGAAGGCGATACGATTGACTGGAATGTGAGCCTCAATGGCAGCGATATAGATTACGACCAAATCAAAATGGTGGGCAAAAAGGGCATGCTCCCATATTCAAACCTTGACGAACAACTTGCGATTTATAACGCAGCCAATGGCATCAGCTTTGCGGGTAATGTCATTGCACCTGTTGCCGCTGCAAGTTTAGTAAACGGTAAGCAACAAGCAGCTAAGTCTGTAGGCCAAGATAGCTTAGAAATGCAAAAAGCAAAAATGTCGTATTTGAAATTGTCGCCAACTGAGCGTAAATCACTCCGTAAATGGTTGGTTGATCAGCAGTAA
- a CDS encoding sulfite exporter TauE/SafE family protein, whose product MEMIEPTMLVILALVAFAAGFIDAVAGGGGMLTVPALLSLGLPPHIALGTNKLAATFASSTAAFTYYRKKLFKPECWVNAFIATLIGATIGTLTVDAISTEWLEKVLPLIILAAAVYTIFHKTPDLSHDVSPKPCPVLKRKQKYQGFILGFYDGVAGPGTGAFWTVSSMALYRLNILLASGLAKAMNFTSNFTSLVTFAILGHIDWVLGLTMGVCLMAGAFVGAHSAIRFGATFIRPVFVTVVSVLAIKLAYEAWFVNL is encoded by the coding sequence ATGGAAATGATTGAACCAACCATGTTGGTTATTCTTGCTCTGGTTGCATTTGCAGCTGGCTTTATTGATGCTGTCGCCGGTGGTGGTGGGATGTTAACCGTCCCCGCTTTGTTATCACTTGGCCTGCCACCACACATTGCGTTGGGTACCAATAAGCTCGCTGCGACGTTTGCCTCATCGACAGCGGCTTTTACGTATTACCGTAAGAAATTATTTAAACCCGAGTGCTGGGTCAACGCATTTATAGCAACGCTAATAGGTGCGACTATTGGCACATTAACCGTTGATGCAATCAGTACTGAATGGTTAGAGAAAGTCTTACCGCTCATTATTTTAGCGGCGGCAGTCTATACCATTTTCCACAAGACTCCAGACTTGAGCCACGATGTGTCTCCTAAACCGTGTCCGGTACTTAAAAGAAAACAAAAGTACCAAGGATTCATTCTTGGGTTTTACGATGGTGTTGCAGGCCCAGGAACCGGCGCATTTTGGACCGTAAGTTCTATGGCACTTTACCGCCTGAATATCTTACTTGCTTCTGGCCTAGCTAAAGCAATGAACTTTACCAGTAACTTCACTTCTTTGGTAACTTTCGCCATTTTGGGTCATATTGATTGGGTTCTTGGTTTAACCATGGGTGTTTGCTTAATGGCAGGGGCATTTGTTGGTGCACACTCTGCGATTCGTTTTGGTGCGACGTTTATACGACCTGTCTTTGTGACTGTGGTCAGTGTTCTTGCAATTAAACTGGCTTACGAAGCGTGGTTTGTAAACTTATAG
- the emrD gene encoding multidrug efflux MFS transporter EmrD, protein MSASFPLAKLTFLIAILTAVGQMTQTMYVPSIGHMAGEFLVSASSLQAVMACYLIPYGLSQFVYGPLSDRLGRKPIIVIGLIIYIIGTLVALFAHEYEWFLVGSFIQGLGIGCGGAMSRTLTRDCFEGAELHRANSLISMCVIFSPLMAPVLGGYLTEVFGWRSSYLFLALFGIAVVIAMMTSMMETLPKERRKHESVANSYKFVLSDKRFQGFLLILVATFAGVAVFEAAAGVLLGGVLGLPATTVSLLFVLPIPGYLVGAGLSSYIAQRRSERRSLNVGLVAILVGSTVVLIPGLFGQTTALTLIGGATIYFLGAGILFPAATTGALSPFPYHAGTGGAILGGMQNLGAGIATLLASFFPAQDQLPLGCLMIVMSFIVMLGLRWVNRKHDHSNEMPLVI, encoded by the coding sequence ATGTCCGCCTCGTTTCCATTAGCGAAACTTACCTTTCTAATCGCTATTCTGACTGCCGTAGGTCAAATGACTCAAACGATGTACGTGCCTTCTATCGGTCATATGGCAGGTGAGTTCTTAGTTTCGGCATCTTCACTGCAAGCGGTGATGGCGTGTTACTTGATTCCTTATGGTCTTTCGCAATTTGTTTACGGCCCACTTTCTGATCGCCTAGGTCGCAAACCGATCATCGTTATTGGTTTGATCATCTACATCATCGGTACTCTGGTGGCATTGTTCGCTCACGAGTATGAATGGTTCTTAGTAGGTAGCTTTATCCAAGGTTTGGGCATCGGTTGTGGCGGGGCGATGTCTCGTACATTGACTCGCGACTGTTTTGAAGGCGCAGAACTGCACCGTGCAAACAGCTTGATTAGCATGTGTGTGATCTTCTCCCCATTGATGGCTCCTGTATTGGGCGGCTACCTAACCGAAGTTTTCGGCTGGCGTTCTAGCTACTTGTTCCTTGCGCTGTTCGGCATTGCTGTTGTGATCGCTATGATGACGAGCATGATGGAAACACTGCCGAAAGAACGACGCAAACATGAATCGGTTGCCAACAGCTACAAATTCGTTCTGTCCGACAAACGCTTCCAAGGTTTCTTACTTATATTGGTCGCAACATTTGCTGGTGTGGCCGTATTTGAAGCCGCTGCAGGTGTGTTGCTTGGCGGCGTACTAGGCTTACCAGCGACCACAGTAAGCTTGTTGTTTGTCTTACCCATTCCGGGTTACTTAGTCGGTGCTGGCTTATCTAGTTACATCGCACAACGCCGCTCTGAGCGCCGCTCACTGAATGTTGGTCTAGTGGCTATATTGGTGGGCTCAACAGTGGTATTGATACCCGGTCTGTTTGGTCAAACAACAGCATTAACTTTGATTGGCGGTGCCACAATTTACTTCTTGGGCGCTGGCATCTTATTTCCAGCTGCGACAACAGGGGCACTTTCGCCATTCCCGTACCACGCTGGTACTGGAGGTGCGATTTTAGGCGGTATGCAGAACCTAGGTGCTGGCATCGCAACACTATTGGCATCGTTCTTCCCCGCTCAAGACCAACTGCCACTCGGTTGCCTGATGATTGTAATGTCATTTATCGTTATGCTTGGTTTACGTTGGGTCAATCGTAAACATGATCACTCAAACGAAATGCCGTTGGTAATCTAA
- a CDS encoding porin, with the protein MKKTLIALALAGISTSTLAAGNIYDDGTTAFNVKGEIDTYLSTAESTTTANGAATKTKSDIDVDLWAKIQIDATHKLNDSVSAFGSFEIENGNGFDGWKGKVSDDQSMKTDDLYFGFNIGENFGIAAGEVGDFGDSLDAVTLDNTNEGLGYMDDFVSSLESAGHAISAKYTTGGLKLIADTYLSSDENEDAAYGVSAEYTFDEMFTLGATYQDQGNRGKGTDHSIMGAKAGLTLGNFGAAVNYIFEDIDGASDLDTISAALDYQIEKARLYTSFGFTDGDNDEEINYYTIGADYSVSSNILAFVEYTDAEDVADNNNKVEGDGVVAGMYYTF; encoded by the coding sequence ATGAAAAAGACTCTAATCGCATTAGCACTAGCGGGTATCTCAACTTCTACGCTAGCAGCAGGCAACATTTATGACGACGGCACTACAGCGTTCAACGTTAAAGGTGAAATCGATACTTACCTAAGTACTGCTGAATCAACAACAACAGCTAATGGTGCAGCTACAAAAACCAAGTCTGACATTGACGTGGATCTATGGGCAAAAATCCAAATCGATGCAACGCATAAGTTGAACGATAGCGTATCTGCATTCGGCTCTTTCGAAATCGAAAACGGTAACGGTTTTGATGGTTGGAAAGGTAAGGTAAGTGACGATCAGTCAATGAAAACTGATGACCTTTATTTCGGTTTCAATATTGGTGAAAACTTCGGTATTGCTGCTGGTGAAGTAGGTGACTTCGGTGACTCTCTAGACGCAGTAACACTAGACAACACTAACGAAGGTTTAGGTTACATGGATGACTTTGTTAGCTCTCTTGAGTCTGCTGGTCATGCAATTTCAGCTAAGTACACAACTGGTGGTCTTAAGTTAATCGCTGATACTTACCTATCTTCAGATGAAAATGAAGATGCTGCATACGGTGTATCTGCTGAATACACTTTCGATGAGATGTTCACTCTTGGCGCTACTTACCAAGATCAAGGTAACCGCGGAAAAGGTACTGACCACAGCATCATGGGTGCAAAAGCTGGTCTTACTCTAGGTAACTTCGGCGCGGCAGTGAACTACATCTTTGAAGACATCGATGGTGCTTCAGATCTAGACACTATTTCTGCAGCTCTAGATTACCAAATCGAAAAAGCACGTCTATACACGTCATTCGGTTTCACTGACGGTGATAACGATGAAGAAATCAACTACTACACTATCGGTGCTGATTACTCAGTGTCTAGCAACATCTTAGCATTCGTTGAATATACTGATGCAGAAGATGTAGCTGATAACAACAACAAAGTTGAAGGTGACGGTGTTGTTGCTGGTATGTACTACACATTCTAA
- the dinG gene encoding ATP-dependent DNA helicase DinG, with amino-acid sequence MLTTKIQNSIRTSYQNLQDQLDNFVPRRAQNYLVAEIAKTLCGQYHKSNRMIVAEAGTGIGKSLAYLMATIPVAVLNNRKIVISTATVALQEQLVNKDLPLYRRLTDREFSFILAKGRQRYCCTEKLATACGVDGGQMAMFDAKPKKKDTEQLQTMYRSLAQGKWDGDRDSWPKPIDNIIWQMIVSDKHSCNNSMPSHRDCPFQKARSELDKADVIIANHSLVMADADLGGGVILPEPENSIYIFDEAHHLPHVARDHSSAAASLKGAASWLERLNQSITKLSGLADEKRVNRFRNELQDSVQQLIPTLNQLNKQFDTAHFEDGLFRFEHGELPEWLESESKDLKQLTQKASQAVAKVADLIAERVKDGELSAKLAEPALAEIGFYIQRTENLAQVWRLMAEPKREKGAPLARWLELNKESEGDIVVNVSPLEVGWQLDQQIWSRCVGAVLVSATMRALNSFSFFSHQAGISQKAEDGVQFLALASPFDYQNQAELIVPAMKYEPQAPQFTEYLIEILPKIIEENKANLVLFSSYWQMNKVAEALATDFVKKSWALQVQGDTSRTEILKKHKKLIDQGKTSVLFGTGSFSEGLDLPGALLENLVITKIPFGVPTSPVEQAHSEYIESRGGNPFMQITVPDASKKLIQSVGRLLRKERDSGKVTILDRRIVTKRYGKSLLDSLPPFKRTINY; translated from the coding sequence ATGCTAACTACTAAAATTCAAAACTCTATCCGCACCAGTTATCAAAACCTCCAAGATCAGTTGGACAACTTTGTACCTCGACGTGCTCAAAATTACCTTGTTGCAGAAATAGCAAAGACACTTTGTGGGCAATACCACAAAAGTAATCGCATGATTGTTGCAGAGGCAGGAACGGGGATTGGTAAATCACTAGCTTATTTGATGGCGACGATTCCTGTTGCGGTACTCAACAATCGAAAAATCGTCATTTCAACGGCGACGGTTGCACTTCAAGAACAACTCGTCAATAAAGACCTCCCTCTATATAGAAGACTTACTGATAGAGAGTTCTCTTTTATACTCGCCAAAGGTAGACAGCGTTATTGCTGTACCGAGAAGTTAGCCACTGCTTGTGGAGTTGATGGTGGACAAATGGCTATGTTCGACGCCAAACCAAAGAAAAAGGATACCGAACAACTTCAAACCATGTACCGTAGTTTGGCTCAAGGCAAATGGGATGGCGACCGCGACTCATGGCCGAAACCAATCGACAATATAATTTGGCAAATGATTGTCAGTGATAAGCACAGCTGTAATAACAGTATGCCTTCTCATAGAGACTGCCCTTTCCAAAAAGCACGCTCGGAGCTAGATAAAGCGGACGTGATTATCGCCAACCACAGTTTAGTGATGGCTGACGCAGACCTAGGCGGTGGAGTTATTCTTCCAGAACCTGAGAATAGTATCTATATCTTCGATGAGGCCCATCATTTACCTCACGTAGCAAGAGATCACTCGTCTGCAGCGGCGAGCTTAAAAGGCGCCGCATCTTGGTTAGAGCGCTTAAATCAATCCATCACCAAGCTTTCGGGCCTCGCGGACGAAAAGCGCGTTAATCGATTCAGAAATGAACTGCAAGATTCAGTACAGCAGCTGATTCCCACTCTGAATCAGCTAAACAAACAATTTGACACCGCCCATTTTGAAGACGGGTTGTTTCGTTTTGAGCACGGCGAGCTACCCGAATGGCTAGAAAGTGAATCTAAAGATCTCAAGCAGCTCACTCAAAAGGCGAGTCAAGCCGTCGCAAAAGTTGCAGACCTCATTGCTGAACGTGTTAAAGACGGTGAACTTTCAGCGAAATTAGCCGAGCCCGCACTCGCTGAAATAGGTTTCTATATACAAAGGACAGAGAATCTAGCGCAAGTATGGCGCCTAATGGCGGAACCTAAGCGAGAAAAGGGGGCGCCGTTAGCGCGTTGGCTTGAGTTAAACAAAGAGAGTGAAGGCGATATCGTCGTGAATGTTTCACCATTAGAGGTGGGCTGGCAACTTGACCAACAGATTTGGAGCCGCTGTGTTGGAGCCGTCTTAGTTTCTGCGACAATGAGAGCGCTCAATTCCTTCAGCTTCTTCAGTCATCAAGCCGGTATCAGTCAAAAAGCGGAAGATGGTGTGCAATTTCTGGCTTTAGCGTCACCGTTTGATTATCAGAATCAAGCAGAGCTGATCGTTCCAGCTATGAAATACGAACCGCAAGCACCTCAGTTTACCGAATATCTTATTGAAATTTTGCCTAAGATAATAGAAGAAAACAAAGCCAATCTCGTTCTATTCTCTTCTTACTGGCAAATGAATAAAGTTGCAGAAGCTTTGGCAACAGATTTCGTTAAAAAGTCATGGGCTTTACAGGTTCAAGGTGATACTTCACGCACTGAAATCCTAAAAAAACATAAAAAACTCATAGACCAAGGTAAAACAAGCGTTCTTTTTGGGACTGGCAGCTTTTCAGAAGGCCTTGACCTACCAGGAGCACTTCTTGAAAACCTAGTTATTACCAAGATTCCTTTTGGCGTTCCAACCTCCCCAGTAGAACAAGCACATTCAGAATATATTGAATCACGTGGCGGTAATCCCTTTATGCAGATTACTGTTCCAGATGCGAGTAAAAAGCTTATTCAATCTGTCGGTCGGCTACTGCGAAAAGAACGAGATTCTGGTAAAGTTACCATCCTTGATAGACGTATAGTGACGAAGCGATACGGGAAGTCCCTACTCGACTCGCTACCGCCTTTTAAAAGAACAATAAATTACTAA
- a CDS encoding ribosomal protein uL16 3-hydroxylase — MYQLSFSMPEFLENYWHKKPTILKGGFQNFVDPISPEELAGLSMEEEVDSRFVSNLDNKWTAEHGPFTEEKFGELTESHWQLVVQAANHWHQGANQLTEAFQQLPNWLFDDLMICYSAPEGGVGPHIDQYDVFIIQGQGKRQWKVGAKDIGQYTESVQASALRQIEGFEPIIDETLEPGDILYIPPGFPHEGNTLEPSMSYSIGYRSPKEQELISNFADFVLAHDMGDVHLHDPEFKTQDGYGKIRSSDLDNLTDMLKSALEEPETISDFMGCLLSQSRHQLDIVAPDPLWTQEEIAQHLESEGEIHRVSGLKALYHENESNTAYINGEVVKVDEADSSLLNILCDEAVINSAATLSPSGVTVVTELVNKGYWFIED, encoded by the coding sequence ATGTACCAACTTAGCTTTTCTATGCCCGAGTTTCTTGAAAATTACTGGCATAAAAAACCAACCATCTTAAAAGGTGGCTTCCAAAACTTCGTCGACCCAATTTCGCCGGAAGAACTTGCTGGTTTATCGATGGAAGAAGAAGTGGATTCTCGCTTTGTTTCTAACCTCGACAACAAATGGACAGCCGAACATGGTCCATTCACGGAAGAGAAGTTTGGTGAACTCACTGAAAGCCATTGGCAATTGGTTGTTCAAGCGGCGAACCACTGGCATCAAGGTGCAAATCAACTGACTGAAGCGTTCCAACAATTACCAAACTGGTTGTTTGACGATCTCATGATTTGCTACTCAGCACCTGAAGGCGGTGTTGGCCCTCACATTGATCAATACGATGTATTCATCATCCAAGGTCAAGGTAAGCGTCAATGGAAGGTTGGTGCGAAGGATATAGGTCAGTACACAGAATCCGTTCAAGCTTCAGCACTTCGTCAAATAGAAGGCTTTGAGCCAATCATTGATGAAACCTTAGAGCCAGGTGATATCCTTTATATTCCACCAGGCTTCCCGCACGAAGGTAACACGTTAGAACCATCAATGAGCTACTCTATTGGCTACCGTTCTCCTAAAGAGCAAGAGCTAATCAGTAATTTTGCCGACTTTGTACTTGCTCATGATATGGGTGACGTTCACCTACATGACCCAGAATTTAAAACGCAAGATGGTTACGGCAAGATTCGTTCATCAGACTTAGATAACCTGACTGATATGTTGAAGTCAGCCTTGGAAGAACCAGAAACGATCAGTGATTTCATGGGTTGCCTGCTAAGCCAGTCACGCCACCAGCTTGATATCGTTGCACCTGATCCTTTGTGGACTCAAGAAGAGATCGCTCAGCACTTAGAGTCTGAGGGCGAGATCCATCGTGTATCTGGCTTAAAAGCGCTCTACCATGAAAATGAAAGCAATACGGCTTACATCAATGGTGAAGTGGTTAAGGTCGACGAAGCTGACTCATCACTACTCAACATACTTTGCGATGAGGCCGTAATTAATTCAGCTGCCACTCTATCTCCTTCGGGCGTAACGGTTGTGACTGAGTTAGTGAACAAAGGTTACTGGTTTATCGAAGACTAA
- the rsmS gene encoding pleiotropic regulatory protein RsmS produces MNTDNTPSPLDNAPEEVKLAVDLIYLLESNEIDPKVALEAIKIVQQDLQAKLASSI; encoded by the coding sequence ATGAATACTGATAACACACCATCACCACTGGATAACGCACCAGAAGAAGTTAAGTTGGCTGTCGACCTGATCTATCTGCTCGAAAGCAACGAAATCGATCCAAAAGTAGCGTTAGAAGCAATCAAAATTGTCCAGCAAGATTTACAAGCCAAACTAGCATCTAGCATCTAG
- a CDS encoding methyl-accepting chemotaxis protein, translated as MRSLSVQWKITLLAGCCLIITSLSLIGFSIYNATSNQQVIKSQSSESVINKTQQLLASVSQLNAQETQRYIDEAIYRAEMLAASALFLKNNADENFTPSEELRTALDEMVRRSVLNFDSIQGAYLVFKPDLLDSEDANYVDADYVGSNEKGRFAPYWKVADNGENVLPNVISESTLSDDSNSERFYCPLSSGQTCISTPKVVNSGGKTLLTSSISVPILVDDVAIGFLGIDLRLDGLVDVVTQSDQSLFDGAGAIYVVSLDGSVIASDDSSIAVGSTFQSDHTNSDLMTDFIFGGEVTTQWSKNDEWLLAFAPVVAANQTWGVLFEIPRESVVADANKLDSIISTKLSEGIKTEVIAGTVFILFGLAIIAFASLSIVKPIRQVVERLNDIASGEGDLTQRLEVKSQDEIGQLAKGFNLFLDKLQHTIKEVVLTTEQVASTTGQAKASASSTRESSESQFKEVDLVATAAEEMTQTAGLVVQNAEVAVDAASEANRSAQQGQEVIELSAGEMRKLVERMSSAVPIVEELAKNNGNITEILSVIEGISEQTNLLALNAAIEAARAGEQGRGFAVVADEVRNLASRTHSSVGEIRAVIDKVHAGTQDVVEAIQEGNILANDTALHVQKAVEDLGSIFTSIEAISDMNNQIVRAAEEQQSVSGEVNQSVVNIRDLSAKILEQAAASEQVGSEIDRLSQQQQKLVNQFKV; from the coding sequence ATGCGCTCTCTATCGGTACAGTGGAAAATAACCCTTTTAGCAGGTTGTTGCCTAATCATTACATCACTGTCTCTTATTGGTTTCTCGATCTACAACGCGACGAGTAATCAACAAGTCATAAAGTCTCAAAGTTCAGAATCGGTTATCAATAAAACTCAGCAGTTGTTGGCGTCTGTTTCTCAGCTCAATGCTCAAGAAACGCAACGTTATATCGACGAAGCTATTTACCGTGCCGAGATGCTTGCGGCGAGTGCTCTGTTTCTAAAGAATAATGCGGATGAAAACTTTACCCCAAGTGAAGAACTTCGTACTGCATTGGACGAAATGGTGCGTCGTTCAGTTTTAAACTTTGATTCGATTCAAGGGGCGTACTTAGTCTTTAAGCCAGACTTGCTTGATAGTGAAGACGCGAACTATGTGGATGCTGATTATGTCGGCTCTAACGAAAAAGGCCGTTTCGCACCTTATTGGAAGGTGGCTGATAACGGTGAGAATGTTTTGCCGAACGTGATCTCAGAATCAACATTGAGCGATGATAGCAACAGTGAGCGTTTTTATTGTCCTTTGTCATCAGGGCAAACGTGTATTAGTACACCAAAAGTTGTAAACAGCGGAGGTAAAACCTTACTGACCTCCTCAATTTCTGTGCCTATTTTAGTCGATGATGTAGCCATTGGTTTCTTAGGGATAGACCTAAGGCTTGATGGCTTAGTGGATGTAGTCACTCAATCTGATCAAAGTTTGTTTGATGGTGCTGGTGCTATTTATGTCGTTAGCTTGGACGGTTCGGTTATTGCTTCTGATGATTCTAGTATTGCTGTTGGTTCGACTTTCCAGAGTGACCACACGAACAGTGATTTGATGACCGACTTTATCTTTGGTGGCGAAGTGACAACGCAATGGAGCAAAAACGACGAGTGGTTACTTGCATTTGCACCTGTTGTTGCGGCTAACCAAACTTGGGGTGTGTTGTTTGAGATTCCGAGAGAGAGCGTCGTCGCTGATGCCAACAAATTGGATTCCATCATTAGTACTAAGCTAAGTGAAGGCATCAAAACGGAAGTAATTGCAGGTACCGTATTCATTTTGTTCGGTTTAGCTATTATCGCATTTGCTTCCCTTTCAATTGTTAAGCCTATTCGACAGGTGGTCGAGAGACTGAATGACATTGCTTCTGGCGAGGGGGATTTGACTCAACGTCTAGAAGTCAAATCTCAAGACGAAATCGGTCAGTTAGCGAAAGGGTTTAACTTATTCTTAGATAAGTTACAGCACACAATTAAAGAAGTGGTTTTAACTACAGAGCAAGTGGCGAGCACAACAGGCCAAGCGAAAGCATCCGCATCAAGCACACGTGAAAGCAGTGAGTCTCAATTTAAAGAAGTCGACTTAGTAGCGACAGCCGCTGAGGAAATGACTCAAACAGCAGGCTTGGTGGTGCAAAATGCAGAAGTGGCCGTTGATGCGGCTAGCGAAGCTAACCGTTCTGCTCAACAAGGCCAAGAAGTTATTGAGCTTTCTGCCGGTGAAATGAGAAAGTTGGTTGAACGCATGTCGAGCGCGGTGCCTATTGTTGAAGAGTTGGCTAAAAATAACGGCAACATCACTGAGATTTTAAGTGTTATTGAAGGTATTTCTGAGCAAACTAACTTATTAGCACTGAATGCGGCGATTGAAGCGGCGAGGGCCGGTGAGCAAGGTCGAGGTTTTGCGGTTGTGGCGGATGAGGTGAGAAACCTAGCAAGTCGCACGCATTCATCGGTTGGTGAAATCAGAGCGGTTATCGATAAGGTGCACGCAGGTACTCAAGATGTTGTTGAGGCGATACAAGAAGGTAATATTCTTGCCAATGATACCGCGTTACATGTTCAAAAAGCGGTTGAAGATCTCGGTTCGATCTTTACCTCGATAGAAGCGATCAGTGACATGAACAATCAGATCGTCAGGGCGGCAGAAGAGCAGCAATCCGTTTCTGGTGAAGTGAATCAAAGCGTGGTTAACATTCGTGATTTGAGCGCTAAGATTTTAGAGCAAGCCGCGGCGTCTGAACAAGTCGGAAGTGAAATTGATCGGCTGTCTCAACAGCAACAGAAATTAGTTAATCAGTTTAAGGTCTAG